A window of Amycolatopsis australiensis contains these coding sequences:
- a CDS encoding carboxymuconolactone decarboxylase family protein, with translation MTEDRFERGKQALIDLNGEETAQRVLDSLADVSPKLADSLVSWGFGEIYTRPQLVPRDRQLVTLGMLTALGGCEPQLEVHVNASLNAGLTAAEIVEALLQSAAYCGFPKALNATAVAKKVFAERGLLPVSGD, from the coding sequence ATGACCGAAGATCGCTTCGAACGCGGCAAGCAGGCCCTGATCGACCTCAACGGCGAAGAGACCGCCCAGCGCGTGCTCGACAGCCTGGCCGACGTCTCCCCCAAGCTCGCCGACAGTCTCGTGTCGTGGGGCTTCGGCGAGATCTACACGCGGCCGCAGCTGGTGCCGCGGGACCGGCAGCTGGTCACGCTCGGCATGCTCACCGCGCTCGGCGGGTGCGAGCCGCAGCTGGAGGTGCACGTCAACGCGTCGCTCAACGCCGGGCTCACCGCCGCGGAAATCGTCGAAGCCCTGCTGCAGTCGGCGGCCTACTGCGGGTTCCCGAAGGCTCTCAACGCGACCGCCGTGGCGAAGAAGGTCTTCGCCGAGCGCGGCCTGCTCCCGGTGAGCGGGGACTGA
- a CDS encoding TetR/AcrR family transcriptional regulator — translation MSAGFQRARRPEQIAARRTAILAAARELLAERPVADISLRELSCRVGLAKSNVLRYFDSREAIFLEVLDTAWTTWLTELDRVLGDPAPADPGFAREERVAGTIAATLAERRQLCELISAMAPVLERNISPEFARGFKVRASANTERLGALVRARVPELSADGARQFASGVVIVVSGAWPYANPTDAVAAATAELGGTPGFAAGLAEGLTNLLAGLVARRR, via the coding sequence ATGAGCGCCGGATTCCAGCGTGCCCGGCGGCCGGAGCAGATCGCGGCGCGTCGCACCGCGATCCTCGCCGCCGCGCGGGAGCTGCTGGCGGAGCGGCCGGTCGCCGACATCAGCCTGCGGGAGCTCAGCTGCCGGGTCGGGCTCGCGAAGTCCAACGTGCTGCGCTACTTCGACAGCCGCGAAGCGATCTTCCTCGAGGTCCTCGACACGGCGTGGACGACGTGGCTCACCGAGCTGGACCGGGTCCTCGGCGACCCGGCACCGGCTGATCCCGGCTTCGCGCGCGAAGAGCGGGTCGCCGGGACGATCGCCGCGACGCTGGCCGAGCGGCGGCAGCTGTGCGAGCTGATCAGCGCGATGGCGCCGGTGCTGGAACGCAACATCTCGCCGGAGTTCGCCCGCGGCTTCAAGGTCCGCGCGTCCGCCAACACCGAGCGGCTCGGGGCGCTGGTCCGGGCGCGGGTGCCGGAGCTGTCGGCCGACGGCGCCCGCCAGTTCGCCTCAGGCGTGGTCATCGTGGTGTCGGGGGCCTGGCCGTACGCCAACCCGACCGACGCCGTGGCGGCGGCCACCGCCGAGCTCGGCGGGACGCCGGGGTTCGCGGCCGGGCTGGCCGAGGGCCTCACGAACCTGCTGGCCGGTCTCGTCGCCCGGCGGCGGTGA
- a CDS encoding PGPGW domain-containing protein translates to MGVGKRVKRVLIVVAGAVLLVVGVLLLVLPGPGLLLVLAGLLLLASEFPALERYVDPVRDRAMKAAEDSVSSPLRIAGSVLAGLALLAAGIVWGTVKSLPFSGWSTGSSLILSSVILFALLGWSYRRVRTRRTAVQRG, encoded by the coding sequence GTGGGAGTCGGAAAGCGTGTGAAGCGCGTCCTCATCGTCGTGGCGGGCGCCGTCCTGCTGGTGGTCGGGGTGCTGCTGCTCGTGCTGCCCGGCCCCGGGCTGCTGCTGGTGCTCGCCGGGCTGCTGCTGCTCGCCTCGGAGTTCCCGGCGCTCGAGCGGTACGTCGACCCGGTGCGCGACCGCGCGATGAAGGCGGCCGAGGACAGCGTGTCCTCGCCGCTGCGGATCGCCGGCTCGGTGCTGGCCGGGCTGGCCCTGCTGGCCGCGGGCATCGTCTGGGGCACGGTGAAGTCGCTGCCGTTCAGCGGCTGGAGCACCGGGTCGAGCCTGATCCTGTCGTCGGTCATCCTGTTCGCGCTGCTCGGCTGGAGCTACCGGCGGGTCAGGACGCGGCGGACGGCCGTCCAGCGCGGCTGA
- a CDS encoding serine hydrolase, producing MRDARLASEPGTQFHHHNPNYEVAARIVEAVAGQPFPGYLRTRLFTPLGMTSSTTVDEPPADVARGYVRAFGIDVPVTEPVWFTGGSHGVLSTAGDLARWLIAQRDGGGVLTRPRSRSRTPPHPAATTRWAGRPGGRDSCPTTASGSATPPRRSLLPGGYGIAVLATTGLALDNDAESLAQGLATLVGGETPEPALPAGVVADRVLAALLLLSVVLAVLGAVRARRWAARRTSPWRAGLRLLPYLVPGLVLLFLPELMSVVFAGRQGTFGQLLYVWPGLAGTLGCGTLGALVVLVTRVSALVSGRDRPGREESGETTGVVAWESESV from the coding sequence CTGCGGGACGCGAGGCTGGCGAGCGAGCCCGGGACGCAGTTCCACCACCACAACCCGAACTACGAGGTCGCGGCGCGGATCGTCGAGGCCGTCGCCGGGCAGCCGTTTCCGGGCTACCTGCGGACGCGGCTGTTCACCCCGCTCGGGATGACGTCGAGCACCACCGTGGACGAGCCGCCCGCGGACGTCGCGCGGGGGTACGTCCGGGCGTTCGGGATCGACGTGCCGGTGACCGAGCCCGTCTGGTTCACCGGCGGCAGCCACGGCGTCCTCAGCACCGCCGGCGACCTCGCGCGGTGGCTGATCGCGCAGCGCGACGGCGGCGGGGTGCTCACCCGGCCTCGGTCGCGCTCGCGCACACCCCCGCACCCGGCCGCGACTACGCGCTGGGCTGGGCGGCCTGGCGGCCGGGACAGCTGTCCCACAACGGCGAGTGGTTCAGCCACACCGCCGCGCAGATCCCTGCTGCCCGGCGGCTACGGCATCGCGGTGCTGGCCACCACCGGGCTGGCCCTCGACAACGACGCCGAGTCGCTGGCGCAGGGCCTCGCCACGCTGGTGGGCGGCGAAACGCCCGAGCCCGCGCTGCCCGCCGGGGTGGTCGCGGACCGGGTGCTCGCCGCGCTGCTGCTCCTTTCGGTGGTGCTCGCCGTGCTCGGTGCCGTCCGCGCGCGGCGGTGGGCGGCGCGCCGGACGAGTCCGTGGCGGGCCGGGCTGCGGCTGCTGCCGTACCTGGTCCCCGGCCTGGTCCTGCTGTTCCTGCCCGAGCTGATGAGCGTCGTGTTCGCCGGGCGGCAGGGCACGTTCGGGCAGCTGCTGTACGTCTGGCCCGGGCTGGCCGGCACGCTCGGATGCGGCACGCTCGGCGCGTTGGTGGTGCTCGTGACGCGGGTATCGGCCCTCGTGAGTGGCAGGGACCGGCCCGGACGGGAAGAATCGGGCGAAACGACGGGAGTGGTCGCGTGGGAGTCGGAAAGCGTGTGA
- a CDS encoding CE1759 family FMN reductase — protein MKLAVVTAGLSVPSSTRLLADRLAAATVAAAGEPVDVSVVELRDIALDVTKNLLTGFPAPALRSAIETVTGADALVAVTPVFTAGYSGLFKSFFDVLDADSLVGKPVLLGATGGTERHSLVLDYQLRPLFAYLKADPVATGVYAASSDWGSGEGALQRRIDKAGAELAALAAGRPAVPAGPDFVPFDRLLAEVSTQDG, from the coding sequence ATGAAGCTCGCGGTGGTGACGGCGGGACTCTCGGTCCCGTCCTCGACCCGGCTGCTGGCCGACCGGCTGGCCGCGGCGACGGTCGCCGCGGCAGGCGAGCCGGTCGACGTGTCCGTGGTGGAGCTGCGTGACATCGCGCTGGACGTCACGAAGAACCTCTTGACCGGGTTCCCCGCCCCGGCGCTGCGCTCGGCGATCGAGACGGTCACGGGCGCCGACGCGCTAGTCGCGGTGACGCCGGTGTTCACGGCGGGCTACAGCGGGCTGTTCAAGTCGTTCTTCGACGTCCTCGACGCGGACTCGCTGGTGGGCAAGCCGGTGCTGCTGGGCGCGACGGGCGGTACCGAGCGGCATTCGCTGGTGCTCGACTACCAGCTCCGGCCGCTGTTCGCCTACCTCAAGGCGGACCCGGTCGCGACGGGCGTGTACGCGGCTTCGTCGGACTGGGGCAGTGGAGAAGGTGCGCTGCAGCGGCGGATCGACAAGGCGGGCGCCGAGCTGGCCGCACTGGCCGCGGGACGGCCCGCCGTACCGGCCGGCCCGGACTTCGTCCCGTTCGACCGGCTGCTGGCGGAAGTGTCCACTCAGGACGGATAG
- a CDS encoding LLM class flavin-dependent oxidoreductase, giving the protein MQFGIFTVGDVTTDPTNGTTPTEHERIKAMVRIALKAEEVGLDVFATGEHHNPPFVPSSPTTMLGYIAARTSKIILSTSTTLITTNDPVKIAEDFAMLQHLADGRVDLMMGRGNTGPVYPWFGQDIRQGIPLAIENYALLRKLWREDVVDWSGKFRTPLQGFTSTPRPLDGVPPFVWHGSIRSPEIAEQAAYYGDGFFANHIFWPKEHFQQLIGFYRQRFEHYGHGTADQAIVGLGGQAFIRPKSQDAWKEFRPYFDNAPVYGHGPSLEEFTDQTPLTVGSPQEVIDKTLTFREHFGDYQRQLFLLDHAGLPLKTVLEQLDLLGEEVVPVLRKELAAKRPANVPDAPTHESLKAAALVGSQA; this is encoded by the coding sequence ATGCAGTTCGGAATCTTCACGGTGGGCGACGTCACGACCGATCCCACGAACGGCACCACGCCGACGGAACACGAGCGGATCAAGGCGATGGTCCGCATCGCGCTCAAGGCCGAAGAGGTCGGCCTCGACGTCTTCGCGACCGGCGAGCACCACAACCCGCCCTTCGTGCCGTCGTCGCCGACGACGATGCTGGGCTACATCGCGGCGCGGACGTCGAAGATCATCCTCTCCACGTCGACCACGCTGATCACCACGAACGACCCGGTGAAGATCGCCGAGGACTTCGCGATGCTGCAGCACCTCGCCGACGGCCGCGTCGACCTGATGATGGGCCGCGGCAACACCGGCCCGGTCTACCCGTGGTTCGGCCAGGACATCCGCCAGGGCATCCCGCTGGCCATCGAGAACTACGCGCTGCTGCGCAAGCTGTGGCGCGAGGACGTCGTCGACTGGTCCGGCAAGTTCCGCACGCCGCTGCAGGGCTTCACGTCGACCCCGCGGCCGCTGGACGGCGTCCCGCCGTTCGTCTGGCACGGCTCGATCCGCAGCCCGGAGATCGCCGAACAGGCCGCGTACTACGGCGACGGCTTCTTCGCCAACCACATCTTCTGGCCGAAGGAGCACTTCCAGCAGCTGATCGGCTTCTACCGCCAGCGCTTCGAGCACTACGGGCACGGCACCGCCGACCAGGCGATCGTCGGCCTCGGCGGGCAGGCGTTCATCCGGCCGAAGTCGCAGGACGCGTGGAAGGAGTTCCGGCCCTACTTCGACAACGCGCCGGTGTACGGGCACGGGCCGTCGCTGGAGGAGTTCACCGACCAGACGCCGCTGACCGTCGGCAGCCCGCAGGAGGTCATCGACAAGACGCTGACCTTCCGCGAGCACTTCGGCGACTACCAGCGCCAGCTGTTCCTGCTGGACCACGCCGGCCTGCCGCTGAAGACGGTGCTGGAGCAGCTCGACCTGCTGGGCGAAGAGGTCGTCCCGGTGCTGCGCAAGGAACTGGCCGCCAAGCGCCCGGCGAACGTGCCGGACGCGCCGACGCACGAGTCGCTGAAGGCCGCGGCTCTGGTGGGGAGCCAGGCATGA
- a CDS encoding DNA gyrase/topoisomerase IV subunit B has translation MTAETLYGADDLTHLEGLEAVRKRPGMYIGSTDSRGINHLFSEIVDNSTDEGVAGHATKIVVTLHADGSVQVEDDGRGIPTGTHAKSGLSGVELVLTRLHAGGKFGGSGYKTSGGLHGVGASAVNALSHRFDVTVKQDGKVHQMSFKHGVPGTFDGPGPKAKFTRRSGLNLVGKMKRGERSGTSIRYWYDSRYFESGAALDVEGVRAKLRNTAFLVPGVTYVLRTAIEDTINEETFHFPNGLVDMVDFLTPSGEKPVCGTLLITGEGTYKENAADAAGVMQSNVERRAEVEVALRWGTGYERTIECFTNTIRNVHGGTHRRGFDRALTKALQEAISKTRGLLKPKEDMPTTEDVLEGMTAVVHVRIPEPQFTSQTKDELSTAGITRVIQGIVDKHVKAWTEDRKTKSEAKVVLQKVVDAARVRLTQKQQKDAARRKTALEGAAMPPKLVDCRTTGISRSELFLVEGDSALGSARMARVSEYQALLPLRGKILNVQKASLGDTLKNAEIASIVQVLGAGTGRTFDLTTMRYGRVILMADADVDGSHIRTLLITLFARYMRPVIEDGRLYAAMPPLHKVVTKGRNPETHFTFTQREMEQKVAELEKAGKTIVKPVPRFKGLGEMDADELWETTMNPATRSVRRITLDDAEAAEAALELLMGEKVEPRRNWLVESSDRVDREAIDA, from the coding sequence GTGACTGCCGAGACCTTGTACGGGGCCGACGACCTGACGCATCTCGAGGGTCTCGAAGCCGTCCGCAAACGACCCGGGATGTACATCGGCTCCACCGACAGCCGGGGCATCAACCACCTCTTCTCCGAGATCGTGGACAACTCCACGGACGAGGGCGTGGCCGGGCACGCGACGAAGATCGTCGTCACCCTGCACGCCGACGGCAGCGTCCAGGTGGAAGACGACGGCCGCGGCATCCCCACCGGCACCCACGCCAAGTCCGGTTTGTCCGGCGTCGAGCTGGTGCTGACGCGGCTGCACGCCGGCGGCAAGTTCGGCGGCTCCGGCTACAAGACCTCCGGCGGCCTGCACGGCGTCGGCGCATCGGCGGTCAACGCGCTGTCGCACCGCTTCGACGTCACGGTGAAGCAGGACGGCAAGGTCCACCAGATGTCGTTCAAGCACGGCGTCCCGGGCACCTTCGACGGGCCCGGCCCGAAGGCGAAGTTCACCCGCCGCTCCGGGCTGAACCTCGTCGGCAAGATGAAGCGCGGCGAGCGCTCCGGCACGTCGATCCGCTACTGGTACGACTCGCGCTACTTCGAGTCGGGCGCGGCGCTGGACGTCGAAGGCGTCCGGGCCAAGCTGCGCAACACCGCGTTCCTCGTCCCGGGCGTCACGTACGTGCTGCGCACCGCGATCGAAGACACGATCAACGAGGAGACGTTCCACTTCCCGAACGGCCTCGTCGACATGGTCGACTTCCTGACGCCGTCGGGCGAAAAGCCGGTCTGCGGCACGCTGCTGATCACCGGTGAAGGCACGTACAAGGAGAACGCGGCCGACGCGGCGGGCGTCATGCAGTCCAATGTGGAGCGTCGCGCCGAGGTCGAGGTGGCGCTGCGCTGGGGCACCGGCTACGAGCGCACGATCGAGTGCTTCACCAACACGATCCGCAACGTCCACGGCGGCACGCACCGCCGCGGCTTCGACCGCGCGCTGACCAAGGCGCTGCAGGAGGCGATTTCCAAGACCCGCGGGCTGCTCAAGCCCAAGGAGGACATGCCGACGACCGAGGACGTCCTGGAGGGCATGACCGCGGTCGTGCACGTGCGGATCCCGGAGCCGCAGTTCACCTCGCAGACGAAGGACGAGCTGTCCACCGCCGGCATCACCCGGGTCATCCAGGGCATCGTCGACAAGCACGTGAAGGCCTGGACCGAGGACCGCAAGACGAAGTCCGAGGCCAAGGTCGTGCTGCAGAAGGTGGTCGACGCCGCCCGCGTCCGGCTCACGCAGAAGCAGCAGAAGGACGCGGCCCGGCGCAAGACGGCCCTCGAAGGCGCGGCGATGCCGCCGAAGCTGGTCGACTGCCGCACCACCGGCATCTCCCGCAGCGAGCTGTTCCTCGTCGAGGGCGACAGCGCGCTCGGGTCGGCCCGCATGGCGCGCGTCTCGGAGTACCAGGCGCTGCTGCCGCTGCGCGGCAAGATCCTGAACGTCCAGAAGGCGTCGCTCGGCGACACGTTGAAGAACGCCGAGATCGCGTCGATCGTGCAGGTGCTCGGCGCGGGCACCGGCCGCACGTTCGACCTGACGACCATGCGCTACGGCCGCGTGATCCTGATGGCCGACGCGGACGTCGACGGCTCGCACATCCGCACGCTGCTGATCACGTTGTTCGCCCGGTACATGCGCCCGGTGATCGAGGACGGCAGGCTGTACGCGGCGATGCCGCCGCTGCACAAGGTCGTCACGAAGGGCCGCAACCCGGAGACGCACTTCACCTTCACCCAGCGCGAGATGGAGCAGAAGGTCGCCGAGCTGGAGAAGGCGGGCAAGACGATCGTCAAGCCGGTGCCGCGGTTCAAGGGCCTCGGCGAGATGGACGCCGACGAGCTGTGGGAGACCACGATGAACCCGGCGACCCGCTCGGTCCGCCGCATCACCCTCGACGACGCCGAAGCCGCCGAGGCCGCACTGGAACTGCTGATGGGCGAGAAGGTCGAGCCCCGCCGCAACTGGCTGGTCGAATCGTCCGACCGCGTCGACCGCGAAGCCATCGACGCCTGA
- a CDS encoding DNA gyrase subunit A, with product MARRKAPTTRVDPSAFDSAGAQVFENPLKTEIEDSYLEYAYSVIHSRALPDARDGLKPVHRRILYSMNENGYRPTHAYVKSSRVVGDVMGRYHPHGDVAIYDAMVRMAQDFSLNVPLIDGHGNFGSPDDGPAASRYCLVGDTRIRLADGSSPRIADVVNLPADSEADADFEVLDKDGKAVQVDKVFNSGVHPTVRITTKSGFSLRGSENHPVLCLEAPMGVPMFQWKQLDEIKPGTIVCVARNAWSNVVPTAREYMLGVLAGAWASEGFASENRAGFNNADKHFFAEVLHAYDQIVGGKRYVSERQTRRDRKRIQELDVQEYAGGMDAFRASPLGEFIGHQAVDKVVPEFVWRSGPGVKRTFLMAAFEGDGGCRIAKDGFTIQYTSYSEQLASGLQELLAEFGVIAVHRRYTRAGGSVEHRLVVSGLRNVRAFAERVGFLKTKQAKLQELVRRSVLRPHRLSSDHVPFVAEYVRGALDFDRRGSGRKWLTQHNFDRMERWETERLRIIDRIKDTEVLATILPIMDSGYRFEEVTEAVAAAPAEVYSVRVTTEDHSFLAGGFVNHNTEARMSPEAMQLVGELGEETVDFRPNYDGSLQEPTVLPAAFPNLLVNGTSGIAVGMATNMIPHNLGEVIAAARWLITHPTATLDKLMEFVPGPDLPTGGSLLGLDEVRRAYETGRGVVRMRASVETGPLEGSRGRQAITVTELPYGVGPEKVIEKITDEVNKSKRLTGIADVKDLTDRENGTRLVIECKVGVNPQALLADLYRLTPLEQSFGINNLVLVDGQPRTLGLKELLEVFLRHRYDVVTRRTRYRRRKREERLHLVDGLLIALLNIDKVIRLIRESENAQAAKDGLMKRFKLSEIQATYILDTPLRRLTKYDRLELESEQDQLREEIAELTTILEDESVLKKLVSSELAKIAKDFSTERRTSLIDGDLKEVLAASKPSGPLEVADDPCQVILSATGLVARTAAESEEATETRRRNGRVKHDAVAAVVHTTARGQVLLVTSRGRAFKTDVLPLPVLPEQAGTVSLRGGMAAKELVPLEKGETVVGIAPLGEQAAGSPGLALGTRAGVVKVCAPEWPVRSDEFEVISLKDGDEVVGATWLTDGTETLAFVSSEASLLKYAASLVRPQGLKGGGMAGINLPSGASAVFFGAIRTDDDEHGEPLVITSTGQSVKVTPFSEYPAKGRATGGVRAQRFLKGETALRLAWIGPRPAGAARNGDPVELPEVDYRRDGSGHAHPGPDVVGHLIERD from the coding sequence GTGGCACGCCGTAAGGCCCCCACCACCCGCGTCGACCCGAGCGCGTTCGACTCCGCCGGCGCGCAGGTCTTCGAGAACCCGCTGAAGACCGAGATCGAGGACTCCTACCTGGAGTACGCGTACTCGGTCATCCACTCGCGCGCCCTGCCGGACGCGCGGGACGGGCTGAAGCCGGTGCACCGCCGGATCCTGTACTCGATGAACGAGAACGGCTACCGCCCGACGCACGCGTACGTGAAGTCGTCCCGCGTGGTCGGTGACGTGATGGGCCGCTACCACCCGCACGGCGACGTGGCGATCTACGACGCGATGGTCCGCATGGCGCAGGACTTCTCGCTGAACGTCCCGCTGATCGACGGCCACGGCAACTTCGGTTCGCCCGACGACGGCCCGGCGGCCAGCCGCTACTGCCTGGTCGGCGACACCCGGATCCGCCTGGCAGACGGCTCGAGCCCACGCATTGCCGATGTCGTCAACCTGCCCGCCGATTCCGAGGCGGACGCCGACTTCGAGGTCCTCGACAAGGACGGCAAGGCCGTCCAGGTCGACAAGGTCTTCAACTCGGGCGTGCATCCGACCGTCCGGATCACCACCAAGTCCGGCTTCTCACTCCGGGGCAGCGAGAACCATCCTGTCTTGTGTCTCGAGGCGCCGATGGGCGTCCCGATGTTCCAGTGGAAGCAGCTGGACGAGATCAAGCCAGGCACGATCGTGTGTGTGGCTCGCAATGCGTGGAGCAACGTCGTACCGACCGCTCGCGAGTACATGCTGGGCGTGCTGGCCGGCGCCTGGGCGTCCGAAGGCTTCGCGAGCGAGAACCGCGCCGGATTCAACAACGCCGACAAGCACTTCTTCGCCGAAGTGCTGCATGCTTACGACCAGATCGTCGGCGGTAAGCGGTACGTCTCCGAACGGCAGACCCGCCGGGATCGCAAGCGGATCCAGGAGCTCGACGTTCAGGAGTACGCCGGCGGCATGGACGCCTTCCGGGCGAGCCCGCTCGGAGAGTTCATCGGGCACCAAGCGGTCGACAAGGTCGTCCCCGAGTTCGTCTGGCGCAGTGGCCCAGGAGTCAAGCGGACTTTCCTGATGGCAGCGTTCGAAGGTGACGGCGGCTGTCGGATCGCCAAGGACGGCTTCACGATCCAGTACACCAGCTACAGCGAGCAACTCGCGTCCGGGCTGCAAGAGCTGCTCGCCGAGTTCGGCGTCATCGCGGTACACCGGCGCTACACCCGCGCCGGCGGGTCGGTCGAGCACCGGCTCGTCGTGTCCGGCCTCCGCAACGTCCGTGCCTTCGCCGAGCGGGTCGGCTTCCTCAAGACCAAGCAGGCGAAGCTGCAGGAGCTCGTCCGGCGTTCGGTGCTCCGCCCGCATCGGCTGAGCTCGGACCACGTGCCGTTCGTCGCCGAGTACGTCCGCGGCGCGCTCGACTTCGATCGCCGGGGCAGCGGGCGCAAGTGGCTCACCCAGCACAACTTCGACCGGATGGAGCGCTGGGAGACCGAGCGGCTCCGGATCATCGACCGGATCAAGGACACCGAGGTTCTGGCGACGATCCTGCCCATCATGGACTCGGGTTACCGGTTCGAAGAGGTCACCGAGGCTGTCGCCGCGGCCCCGGCCGAGGTCTACTCCGTCCGCGTCACGACGGAAGACCATTCGTTCCTCGCCGGCGGGTTCGTGAACCACAACACCGAAGCGCGGATGTCGCCCGAGGCGATGCAGCTGGTGGGCGAGCTGGGCGAGGAGACCGTCGACTTCCGGCCGAACTACGACGGCTCACTGCAGGAGCCGACCGTGCTGCCCGCCGCGTTCCCGAACCTGCTGGTCAACGGCACGTCCGGGATCGCGGTCGGGATGGCGACCAACATGATCCCGCACAACCTCGGCGAGGTCATCGCGGCCGCGCGCTGGCTGATCACGCACCCCACCGCGACCCTCGACAAGCTGATGGAGTTCGTCCCGGGGCCGGACCTGCCGACCGGCGGCAGCCTGCTGGGCCTCGACGAGGTCCGCCGCGCGTACGAAACCGGCCGTGGCGTGGTCCGGATGCGCGCGAGCGTCGAAACCGGCCCGCTCGAAGGCAGCCGCGGGCGGCAGGCGATCACCGTCACCGAGCTGCCGTACGGCGTCGGGCCGGAGAAGGTGATCGAGAAGATCACCGACGAGGTCAACAAGTCGAAGCGGCTCACCGGCATCGCCGACGTCAAGGACCTCACCGACCGCGAGAACGGCACGCGGCTGGTGATCGAGTGCAAGGTCGGCGTCAACCCGCAGGCGCTGCTGGCCGACCTCTACCGGCTCACGCCGCTGGAGCAGTCGTTCGGCATCAACAACCTGGTGCTCGTCGACGGCCAGCCGCGCACGCTGGGGCTGAAAGAGCTGCTGGAGGTCTTCCTCCGGCACCGCTACGACGTCGTCACCCGGCGGACGCGCTACCGGCGGCGCAAGCGCGAAGAGCGGCTGCACCTGGTCGACGGCCTGCTGATCGCGCTGCTGAACATCGACAAGGTGATCCGGCTGATCCGCGAGAGCGAGAACGCCCAGGCCGCGAAGGACGGCCTGATGAAGCGGTTCAAGCTGTCGGAGATCCAGGCGACCTACATCCTCGACACGCCGCTGCGCCGGCTGACCAAGTACGACCGCCTCGAACTGGAGTCGGAGCAGGACCAGCTGCGCGAGGAGATCGCCGAGCTGACCACGATCCTCGAAGACGAGTCCGTGCTGAAAAAGCTCGTCTCGTCGGAGCTGGCGAAGATCGCGAAGGACTTCTCGACCGAGCGCCGCACTTCGCTGATCGACGGTGACCTGAAGGAGGTCCTGGCCGCGTCGAAGCCGTCGGGTCCGCTGGAGGTCGCGGACGACCCGTGCCAGGTGATCCTGTCGGCGACGGGCCTGGTCGCCCGCACGGCGGCCGAGTCCGAGGAGGCCACGGAAACCCGCCGGCGCAACGGCCGCGTGAAGCACGACGCGGTGGCGGCGGTGGTCCACACGACCGCGCGCGGCCAGGTGCTGCTGGTGACCAGCCGCGGCCGCGCGTTCAAGACGGACGTGCTGCCACTGCCGGTGCTGCCGGAGCAAGCGGGCACGGTCTCCCTGCGCGGCGGCATGGCGGCGAAGGAGCTGGTGCCGCTCGAAAAGGGCGAGACCGTCGTCGGCATCGCGCCGCTGGGCGAGCAGGCGGCGGGCTCCCCGGGCCTGGCGCTGGGCACGCGAGCGGGCGTGGTGAAGGTGTGCGCGCCGGAGTGGCCGGTCCGGTCGGACGAGTTCGAGGTGATCTCGCTGAAGGACGGCGACGAGGTGGTCGGCGCGACGTGGCTGACGGACGGCACGGAAACGCTGGCGTTCGTGTCGTCCGAGGCGTCGCTGCTGAAGTACGCGGCCTCGCTGGTCCGCCCGCAGGGCCTGAAGGGCGGCGGCATGGCGGGCATCAACCTGCCGTCCGGCGCGTCGGCGGTGTTCTTCGGCGCGATCCGCACGGACGACGACGAGCACGGTGAACCGCTGGTGATCACGTCGACCGGCCAGAGCGTGAAGGTGACACCGTTCAGCGAGTACCCGGCCAAGGGCCGCGCAACGGGCGGGGTACGGGCACAGCGGTTCCTGAAGGGCGAAACCGCGCTGCGGCTGGCCTGGATCGGCCCACGGCCGGCCGGAGCGGCAAGGAACGGCGACCCGGTGGAGCTTCCGGAGGTGGACTACCGCCGAGACGGCTCCGGCCACGCCCACCCAGGCCCGGACGTGGTGGGGCACCTCATCGAGCGCGACTGA